The following are from one region of the Halarcobacter sp. genome:
- a CDS encoding 5'-methylthioadenosine/adenosylhomocysteine nucleosidase gives MKKLAIMGAMEEEIEPLLAHFDNVKVTDFAKNKYYEVTYNGLEIVIAYSKIGKVFASLTASTLIEKFGCDTLLFSGVAGAINPKLKIGDLIIADKLCQHDLDITAFGHPHGFVPGGDVFIETTEKLRDIAKEVAVENSLSVLEGTIATGDQFVHSVERKEFIESTFKADALEMEGASVAVICDSLSVPFFILRAISDTADGGADIDFDEFLKSSAKESADYLIKIVDKLNK, from the coding sequence ATGAAAAAACTAGCAATAATGGGAGCAATGGAGGAGGAGATTGAACCTCTATTAGCTCATTTTGATAATGTAAAAGTTACAGATTTTGCAAAAAATAAGTATTATGAAGTAACTTATAATGGTTTAGAGATAGTTATTGCTTACTCTAAGATAGGAAAAGTATTTGCTAGTTTAACAGCTAGTACACTAATTGAGAAATTTGGATGTGATACACTTTTATTTTCAGGAGTTGCAGGTGCTATAAACCCAAAACTTAAAATTGGGGACTTAATCATTGCCGATAAATTATGTCAGCATGATTTAGATATTACAGCTTTTGGTCACCCTCATGGTTTTGTTCCTGGTGGAGATGTATTTATTGAAACGACAGAAAAACTAAGAGATATAGCAAAAGAGGTTGCAGTAGAAAACTCATTAAGTGTATTAGAAGGAACAATAGCAACAGGAGATCAATTTGTACACTCTGTTGAAAGAAAAGAATTTATAGAATCTACATTTAAAGCAGATGCACTAGAGATGGAAGGTGCAAGTGTTGCAGTTATATGTGATTCTTTAAGTGTACCATTCTTTATATTAAGAGCTATTTCAGATACAGCAGATGGTGGAGCTGATATAGATTTTGATGAATTTTTAAAATCTAGTGCAAAAGAATCAGCTGATTATCTTATCAAAATCGTTGATAAATTAAATAAATAG